The Leptospira paudalimensis region ATTCATTTTATTCGCCTACTACGAAAGTACAATAATTTCGGATGAGTCCGCTAAACAAACTAAAGGTGGAATGATCAATTGTTGCTATTTTGGTGATTCCATTTTTGAATGCAATGCTACCAGCTCCCGCATCTCCGTAAGTAACTAAATACAATACAGTATATTGGCAACCTTTGGCTTCTTTATCTGCCTTTACATTATTTTCTGGATTAAATGTACCTGGAAATTGGGTCTCCGTTACAATATACCCATGTGTAGGTCCGACAGCACATCCCGTATAAAATAGGGGAAAAAATAGAATGATTACGAAAAATAGAATATTATGTCTTTTTAATGAATTCATTAATTTGAACCTTTTACGATCGTACAAAATTGGTGGTAAATAAATCCGGCAAAAACGCCCGAATTTTCATAATCGACGAAGGCTACTTTTTGGATGTTTCCATTCTTTTTAGCGGCTTCAATCCTTGAATTACCAAAAGAGAACAAGCCAAGGTAGGAATTACTACAAGCTCGACCTTCTACTTTTGGTTCCACTCCAATGCCTATGGGCCCAGGGGTAGTGTTGCGGTGGTAAAAAAAACCACCTTTCCACATGGGAGCAGTTGTTGCATATTCCCTTGACGGGTTTGTATTTCCGTTGGCCGAAGTTTCGTATAACAAGTTAAAGCCCGTACACTTGCACAAAAATAAATAATTCACCAAAAAAAAGATTTTAAATTTCAAATGGAACTCCATTTCGCTTTGTATTATGGAACAAACAAACGAATGTTTGTGTAAAAAAGCAATCGAATATTGATCACCTAACAAATTTTATCACGCTGATTTTGGCGTTACATTGTTTTTGATCCATTTCAATTTATTGCATATCGAACGTTTTTTTTTGATTTTTTTTTATTCTATATTGGATTGCAATTCCCAGGGCTAATTTTAAGCTTCGGTAGAACCCGTACCGACAATGCCAACCACTGAGATCAAACATAGTTTAGGTCACATTCTCCTTGTTGAGGATGAGGCGATTTTAGCGGTCTCACAGGCAGAATTTCTTAAAATCAAAGGTTATTCAGTGCAACACGTATCCAATTCATTGGATGCAATTGATTGTATTTCTTCTGATGAAAAAGTTGATTTGATACTAATGGATATTAATTTATCTGATGAGTTAGATGGAATCCAATTAGCCAAAAAAATATTAGAAATCAAAGAAGTTCCAATTTTATTTTTGAGCGGATATTCTGACCAAAAGATTTTAAATCGAGTTGCTGACTTAAAACATTATGGTTTTATTCCCAAAATTACAAGTCCAGACATTGTAGAATGTATGATTAAGTCTGCGCTAAAACTTCATGCTGCAGAACAAAGTTTGGCATTCCGTGAAAAAGAACTTAGGATTACGTTTGAAGCAATGGGTGATGGCCTTATTGTTTTAACTCCTGAGGGACAAATCAGGGAAATTAATCAAAAAGCCTTAGATATGTTAGGTTACCATAAGAACGAACTAGTGAACAAGGATTTGTCTTCGTTTTTATTTTTAGTTCAAGCGGAATCACGTATGCGTGTCTCGTATTCATTTGATAATGATAATGATCAATTTTTAGAATCAAAAAGAAGAAATAATTTAATCATCATTTCAAGTAAAGGCCGGGAAACAAACGTTACAGAAACAATTTCTCCAATTTTAGATTCAAACAAAAATTTAAATGGGATAGTTATTGTTTTTAGAGAAAATCCAGAATCTCCAGTTCTTGTTCCGCCTAAAGATAGTGAAAGCCTTTATGCAAAAGTGTTCCAACTCAGTCCGATAGCTATGGCTATCTCTACCATAAAAGATGGAACCTATCTCGATATCAACCCCGCGATGGAATCCATTTTTCGCTTTCAAAAATCACAAGTAATTGGTCGTAAAACTGATGATTTTAAAGCTTGGAGTAATCCTGTTCAAATTGAAAAACTCAATGCAATTTATCGAGAAAATGGACGATTGTCAGGGGAAAGAATGTCGATCCATCACTCAGATGGAGTCCACCATGAAGTTCTTGTTTTTAGCCAAGCAATTGAAATAGCAGGGGAACGATTTGTTCTTTGGTTTAATCTAGATGTCACAAAGATTTTAGATATCGAAGGTAAATTAGCAAAATCACTCGAAGAAAAAGATGTATTATTAAAAGAATTACAACACCGCGTGAAAAATACTTTGGCGATTATTTCTGGATTACTCAATCTAGAATCTTTTAAAGTTGAAAATGAACTCGCAAAACAATCATTTTTAAATGCTCAGTCACGGATCATGTCGATGTCAAAGGTATACGAAAATTTATACCAATCAGAAGACTTGGAATCTGTTGATCTTCGCAAATACATTGAAGACTTAGTTTACAGTTTGCATGATATTTTTGTTCTGAATCCAAGTAAAATTCGTTTTGATGTGAAGTTGGAAGACATTCGGTTGGATCTAAAACGTACTCTGCCATTGGGTTTGATCTTAAATGAACTTTTGACAAATGCCTTAAAGTATGCTTATCCAAATGAGAAAGGTGGAGATATCAGAATTCATTTGTCTATCTCCAACCAAAACGTAATGTTAACAGTTGGAGATGATGGAGTTGGATTACCAGAATCAGTCAATATTGAAAAAGGAAATCATTTTGGTTACGAACTCATCCGAAGTTTGACTTCTCAACTCAAAGGTGTTTTTTCTTCGGTTTCCAAAAAAGGAGAAGGTTTAAACATCATCATTTCTTTTCCGTTACACAGCAAAGATTGATTGATTCCTTTTTTGTAAATTAGAATCGAATCTTAGCTTATTTTAGAATCTCATCTATGCCTTTGTTTTCTACCGCGGATTGTTCCAATGAACACGAGCCGGACTTGTTTGATCGTTTGTAATTTTAATTTCCGCATCTCGGAGTGTGCATCATCCTCTAAATCCAAATAATCAGATGCCATTTGGAAACAGATACTCACAATAAGCTCTGAAGCAAATAATGTATCTTCGATCGAAATCAATTTGGGCATTCGCATGTCTTTGGCCAACTCACGGGCAATTCTCCGCATGGCTTCTCGAATGTTTTCGCGAATCTTACGATTCCCACCTGTCCTTTCCCTGGCTATGAACCGAAACAAGGATCGGTTATGGGTTACGTAGTCAAAAAAATACCCAATCGTGAGTTGTAGTGCCGAACGATAGGCTCCCTTGTTTCTAGCATCACCAACAATGAGTTGGATCCTTTCCCCACATTCTTCCACTAAATGCAGTCCTAATTCTTCCATGGACTTAAAGTGGCGGTAGAAGGCTGCTGGAACGATTCCAGCATGTGCTGTGACCTCTCGTAGGCTTAAATCACCCAA contains the following coding sequences:
- the lsa14 gene encoding adhesin Lsa14, giving the protein MEFHLKFKIFFLVNYLFLCKCTGFNLLYETSANGNTNPSREYATTAPMWKGGFFYHRNTTPGPIGIGVEPKVEGRACSNSYLGLFSFGNSRIEAAKKNGNIQKVAFVDYENSGVFAGFIYHQFCTIVKGSN
- a CDS encoding TRL-like family protein; the encoded protein is MNSLKRHNILFFVIILFFPLFYTGCAVGPTHGYIVTETQFPGTFNPENNVKADKEAKGCQYTVLYLVTYGDAGAGSIAFKNGITKIATIDHSTFSLFSGLIRNYCTFVVGE
- a CDS encoding PAS domain S-box protein; amino-acid sequence: MPTTEIKHSLGHILLVEDEAILAVSQAEFLKIKGYSVQHVSNSLDAIDCISSDEKVDLILMDINLSDELDGIQLAKKILEIKEVPILFLSGYSDQKILNRVADLKHYGFIPKITSPDIVECMIKSALKLHAAEQSLAFREKELRITFEAMGDGLIVLTPEGQIREINQKALDMLGYHKNELVNKDLSSFLFLVQAESRMRVSYSFDNDNDQFLESKRRNNLIIISSKGRETNVTETISPILDSNKNLNGIVIVFRENPESPVLVPPKDSESLYAKVFQLSPIAMAISTIKDGTYLDINPAMESIFRFQKSQVIGRKTDDFKAWSNPVQIEKLNAIYRENGRLSGERMSIHHSDGVHHEVLVFSQAIEIAGERFVLWFNLDVTKILDIEGKLAKSLEEKDVLLKELQHRVKNTLAIISGLLNLESFKVENELAKQSFLNAQSRIMSMSKVYENLYQSEDLESVDLRKYIEDLVYSLHDIFVLNPSKIRFDVKLEDIRLDLKRTLPLGLILNELLTNALKYAYPNEKGGDIRIHLSISNQNVMLTVGDDGVGLPESVNIEKGNHFGYELIRSLTSQLKGVFSSVSKKGEGLNIIISFPLHSKD
- a CDS encoding TetR family transcriptional regulator, coding for MNKRDTQKQKTHSQLLESALQLMGEEKGLGDLSLREVTAHAGIVPAAFYRHFKSMEELGLHLVEECGERIQLIVGDARNKGAYRSALQLTIGYFFDYVTHNRSLFRFIARERTGGNRKIRENIREAMRRIARELAKDMRMPKLISIEDTLFASELIVSICFQMASDYLDLEDDAHSEMRKLKLQTIKQVRLVFIGTIRGRKQRHR